The window TTGCTAGTGATATTGCAAATAGGTATTATCGTAATGAGGTTAATAATTAGTTACCTTGAAAATTTAGAGGAAACTTCAATATTAGGATAAAATTTCTAGAAAAAGAAAATTAGCTTAACAATAAAATATATAGTGTTAAAAGTGAACTTAACACCAATATAGATGCTAAATTTTAAGTATTAGTTACTAAGGTTGATTAGAGAAAAATCTAATTGTAAACTTATCGGAGTATTTATAACTATATTTACAAGCTAAAGTAGACTTACTCTTTAAGAATTTCTAGTTTAAGAGTTCTTAAACATAGTTAAACGACTTCCATTCTCTTTAAAATCACCTTTAATGAGACTAAGAAGCGAGTCATTATCAAGATTTCTGTTAATACTAAT is drawn from Borrelia turcica IST7 and contains these coding sequences:
- the bdr gene encoding Bdr family repetitive protein codes for the protein MVIDEFVKIGFNEEIASDIANRYYRNEVNN